One genomic region from Muriicola soli encodes:
- a CDS encoding pyridoxine 5'-phosphate synthase: MTKLSVNINKIATLRNARGGNMPDLISVAKDIEEFGADGITVHPRPDERHIRYADVYALKEVLKTEFNIEGNPNPRFTEMVLEVRPEQVTLVPDAVDAITSNAGWDTKKHKVYLQEMIQTFKEKGIRTSIFVDPDSAMVEGAAETGTDRVELYTEEYAKVYPQDPEKAIKAYADAARTAHSLGLGINAGHDLSLENIAYFKKGISHLQEVSIGHALICEAIYLGLENVVNMYLHRLK; the protein is encoded by the coding sequence ATGACGAAACTTAGTGTAAATATCAATAAAATTGCAACTTTGAGAAATGCCAGGGGCGGAAATATGCCAGATCTTATTTCCGTGGCAAAAGATATCGAGGAATTTGGGGCTGACGGAATTACCGTACACCCCAGACCAGATGAAAGACATATCAGATACGCAGATGTATACGCCCTAAAAGAGGTACTGAAAACCGAATTTAACATTGAGGGGAACCCTAATCCCAGGTTTACCGAGATGGTTTTGGAAGTACGCCCTGAGCAGGTCACGCTGGTGCCCGATGCTGTTGATGCAATCACGTCCAATGCCGGCTGGGACACTAAAAAACACAAGGTCTATTTACAAGAAATGATCCAAACTTTTAAGGAAAAAGGGATTCGCACTTCCATCTTTGTAGACCCGGATTCCGCCATGGTGGAAGGAGCTGCAGAAACAGGAACAGACCGTGTGGAACTGTACACGGAAGAATATGCAAAAGTGTATCCTCAGGATCCGGAAAAGGCTATCAAGGCGTATGCTGACGCTGCCAGGACAGCGCATTCTTTGGGATTGGGAATCAATGCGGGGCACGACCTCAGCCTGGAGAACATTGCCTACTTCAAAAAAGGTATTTCTCATCTGCAGGAGGTTTCAATTGGGCATGCGCTTATTTGCGAAGCGATCTATCTCGGCCTCGAAAACGTGGTCAACATGTATTTACACCGCCTTAAATGA
- a CDS encoding CBS domain-containing protein, giving the protein MSIESHIIHTIPVFDIQDLLEEPIHFFKNSTYSHVAITEDQKLLGLLSENDLEAFEKDQKITSFKSNLESFFALRETSWLDVLELFSRNEANLLPVLDEEAHVMGYYDLNDFVGVFIDTPFFKEPGAILVVAKGIKDYSFSEIAQIVESNNTKLIGAFITDSRSEVVQITIKIGMNNFNEVVNTFRRYNYTILFGNKADQFLEDLKERSDYLDKFLNV; this is encoded by the coding sequence ATGTCTATCGAATCACATATTATTCACACCATACCCGTCTTTGATATTCAAGACTTGTTGGAAGAGCCTATTCATTTTTTCAAGAATAGCACCTATTCCCACGTGGCTATTACTGAAGATCAGAAACTATTGGGCCTGTTGTCCGAGAATGATCTTGAAGCATTTGAAAAAGACCAGAAGATCACAAGCTTTAAATCGAATCTGGAATCCTTTTTTGCTTTACGGGAAACCTCATGGCTTGATGTTCTAGAACTCTTTTCCAGAAACGAAGCCAATCTTCTTCCTGTTTTGGACGAAGAAGCCCATGTCATGGGATATTACGATCTCAACGACTTTGTAGGGGTATTTATAGACACCCCGTTTTTTAAGGAGCCCGGCGCCATATTAGTGGTGGCCAAAGGAATAAAGGACTATTCGTTTAGTGAGATTGCGCAGATTGTGGAAAGCAACAATACCAAACTCATAGGTGCCTTTATTACTGATTCTCGAAGTGAAGTGGTGCAGATCACCATTAAAATCGGTATGAATAATTTTAATGAAGTGGTAAATACCTTCCGCCGATACAACTACACTATCCTCTTTGGCAACAAGGCCGATCAATTTCTTGAAGACCTCAAAGAACGTTCAGACTATCTGGACAAATTTCTCAATGTATGA
- a CDS encoding NAD kinase: MRVAIYGQAFKENGLNYVFELLEELNSLNSDIVIENDFYQLLCSEQADLSCKTFDHNQGLDKDFDLFVSFGGDGTILRAVTYVGDLGIPIVGVNTGRLGFLSTYKKENVRRLIHDFIKGDYIVVERSLVSVVSKPEIEEFKGLNFALNEVTVSRKDTTSMITIETHLNDEYLTSYWADGLIISTPTGSTGYSLSCGGPVMTPTAQSLVITPIAPHNLNARPLVISDDTEIRIKVSGREDQHMVSLDSRLATIDNGKELLIKKTNFSVKMIEYASESFLKTIRNKLLWGQDRRN, translated from the coding sequence ATGAGGGTAGCCATTTATGGTCAGGCCTTTAAAGAAAACGGACTCAATTACGTTTTTGAGCTACTCGAAGAACTGAATTCCCTCAATTCCGATATTGTTATTGAAAATGATTTTTATCAACTCCTTTGCTCAGAACAAGCGGATTTGTCTTGTAAGACATTCGATCACAATCAGGGACTTGATAAGGATTTTGATCTTTTTGTGAGCTTTGGGGGAGACGGAACCATTCTAAGGGCCGTGACCTACGTGGGTGACCTGGGTATTCCTATTGTAGGGGTAAATACAGGCCGACTGGGATTTCTCTCTACTTATAAAAAAGAAAATGTCAGGCGATTGATTCACGATTTTATTAAAGGGGATTACATAGTCGTTGAACGCAGCCTGGTCTCTGTAGTTTCAAAGCCTGAAATAGAGGAATTCAAGGGACTTAACTTTGCGCTAAACGAAGTAACGGTAAGCAGGAAAGATACCACCTCCATGATTACCATAGAGACACATCTCAATGACGAATATCTGACATCGTACTGGGCCGATGGCCTGATCATCTCAACGCCTACAGGTTCTACGGGATATTCCCTGAGCTGCGGAGGCCCCGTGATGACGCCCACTGCACAGTCTCTTGTGATAACACCTATAGCACCACATAATCTCAATGCTCGCCCCTTGGTGATTTCGGATGATACAGAAATTCGCATTAAGGTCTCAGGGCGGGAAGATCAGCATATGGTTTCGCTGGATTCCAGACTGGCCACCATCGACAATGGCAAAGAGCTATTGATCAAAAAGACCAACTTTAGCGTTAAAATGATAGAGTACGCCTCTGAGAGTTTTTTAAAGACTATCCGTAACAAATTATTGTGGGGTCAGGATAGGCGCAATTGA
- a CDS encoding DUF6089 family protein, with product MRILPCITLMLFLMQTNAQTYEIGLMAGGLNNIGDVGSMRFISPTGPAFGGVFKWNKSKRYAWRASAFYGNFTADDSKSDMASRQQRGYVLDHSLLEVSAGLELNFVAYNLHSLSQAFTPYLYSGIAYFRYDFNYFDAGALQETGQKDGSFAIPMTVGAKFRINQFLILGAEIGARYTFTDNLDASNPTGTNFEQFRFGNILSDDWYVFSGITLTYTFGRVVCSDCFD from the coding sequence ATGAGAATACTGCCTTGTATCACCCTTATGCTCTTTTTGATGCAAACCAATGCCCAGACCTATGAAATAGGTTTGATGGCAGGGGGCCTCAATAATATTGGGGATGTTGGAAGTATGCGATTTATATCCCCTACAGGACCCGCTTTTGGTGGGGTCTTTAAGTGGAATAAAAGCAAGAGATATGCCTGGCGTGCAAGTGCATTCTACGGTAATTTTACAGCGGATGATTCAAAATCTGACATGGCTTCCAGACAACAAAGGGGCTATGTCCTGGACCATTCTTTACTGGAAGTATCGGCAGGCCTGGAACTGAACTTCGTCGCATACAACCTACATTCACTTTCTCAGGCATTTACCCCATACCTTTATTCAGGAATTGCGTATTTTCGCTATGATTTTAATTATTTTGATGCAGGAGCACTGCAGGAAACCGGGCAAAAGGATGGATCATTTGCCATCCCTATGACCGTTGGAGCGAAGTTCAGGATCAATCAATTTCTGATTCTTGGAGCCGAAATAGGAGCGCGGTATACCTTTACAGACAACCTGGATGCAAGTAACCCGACGGGAACAAATTTTGAGCAATTTCGCTTTGGGAACATTTTAAGTGACGATTGGTATGTTTTTTCAGGCATAACCCTTACCTATACCTTTGGCAGGGTGGTCTGTTCCGATTGTTTCGACTAG
- a CDS encoding isoprenyl transferase produces MNTIEELKKGPLPKHLAIIMDGNGRWAKQRGKLRIFGHENGVKAVRETVENCAKIGIDYLTLYAFSTENWQRPKKEVDTLMRLLVSSLKKELKTLNKNNIKLNAIGNIASLPSKAHSELQEVIDKTSKNSAMILTLALSYGAREEIKHAVREISTKVKNNIISPENIDDAIINSHLYTHNLPDVDLLVRTSGEHRISNFLLWQIAYAELYFMDVFWPDFREEHLAEALKNYQNRERRFGKTSEQLI; encoded by the coding sequence ATGAACACTATAGAAGAGTTAAAAAAGGGTCCTTTACCCAAACATTTGGCTATTATCATGGATGGAAATGGCCGGTGGGCGAAACAACGTGGTAAATTGCGGATCTTCGGGCATGAAAACGGCGTAAAAGCCGTGAGAGAAACCGTAGAGAACTGCGCTAAAATAGGGATCGATTATCTTACGCTTTATGCCTTCTCCACCGAAAACTGGCAACGTCCCAAAAAGGAGGTTGATACTTTAATGAGACTTCTGGTTTCCTCTCTCAAGAAAGAGCTGAAAACACTGAATAAAAATAATATTAAGCTCAACGCTATAGGAAATATAGCCTCTCTCCCTTCAAAAGCACACTCAGAATTACAGGAAGTGATTGATAAGACCTCAAAGAATTCGGCTATGATCTTAACTCTGGCTTTGAGTTACGGAGCAAGGGAGGAAATTAAACATGCCGTGCGGGAAATTAGCACCAAAGTTAAAAATAATATAATTTCGCCGGAGAATATTGATGATGCCATTATTAATAGTCATCTTTACACGCATAATTTACCAGACGTAGACTTGCTTGTACGTACTAGCGGTGAGCACCGGATAAGCAATTTTTTACTATGGCAGATAGCCTATGCCGAATTGTATTTTATGGATGTCTTTTGGCCCGATTTTCGCGAGGAACATTTAGCAGAAGCACTTAAGAATTACCAGAACAGAGAACGACGATTTGGAAAAACAAGCGAACAACTTATCTAA
- a CDS encoding BamA/OMP85 family outer membrane protein has translation MKRLTLPIFLTTFLFLLTTSTLLSQDLPYDSGKKYVLKSLEITGLQSYNEQTVKTYTGLREGQIITVPGDQISDVLKKLWGLELFSDISFYIINIEGDDIFLELNIKERPTLSKVTIYGVKKRKVDDIIDDTDLKKGKKITESLIANTKNYLQNKYKKQGYLNAKATIATSRDTSETNAESMVINVNKGNKVKISNIAFEGNDELSNSQLRKALKNTKRKKLGRFWKKSKYIPEDYKEDLSSLIDKYAENGFRDARVLSDTIEKIDDENIKITINVEEGNKYYFGDINFVGNTVYTDRQLSQVLGIKKGATYNGVLLRERIADDTKPDADDLTNLYQNNGYLFSQINPVEVSAENDTINFEIRIIEGKETFLNHVTVTGNDKTNDHVIFREIRTRPGQKYSKENIIRSVRELGQLGFFDAEQIAPDIQNPDPNSGTVDLAYSLVESGSSQIELQGGYGGGGFIGTLGLSFSNFSIQNLFNGEAYKPVPMGDGQTFALRLQASRTFRVYSLNFSEPWLGGKKPVRFNMSLSRTQQFLASFGNNGRVEVDKNQQFSITGVSLGLAKRVQWPDDFFTLSHSLSYQLYDFRNYRTGLFNFGNGQSNSLAYTFGISRSSAGPGRIYPITGSIFEVTAKFTPPYSLFSNKDFAALKERSEELTELQTQRNQTGSDLTTAERDELESVDQQRFRWLEYYKIKFKGDWYTRLVDKLVLRTNVEFGFLGNYNSDVGQVPFERFFLGGDGLGRNFTLDGRETIQLRGYENNSLTPVDPITFNQEGGIVYNKYSLELRYPLTLKPSASIYGLTFLEAGNSFNNFNEFNPFQLKRSAGVGLRIFMPAFGLLGIDFGYGFDEDLRPQSAGNGPSGWQTHFIIGQQF, from the coding sequence GTGAAACGACTCACATTACCTATCTTCCTTACTACCTTCCTTTTTCTTTTGACCACCAGTACCTTACTGTCACAGGATTTACCCTACGATAGCGGGAAGAAGTATGTTTTAAAGAGTCTTGAGATAACCGGCCTGCAAAGCTATAACGAACAGACGGTAAAAACCTACACCGGCCTCAGGGAGGGTCAGATCATCACCGTACCCGGGGACCAAATCAGTGATGTCCTCAAAAAACTATGGGGTCTGGAGTTGTTCAGTGACATTTCTTTCTACATCATCAATATTGAAGGGGACGATATCTTTTTGGAACTCAATATTAAAGAGCGACCAACCTTATCTAAGGTCACGATCTATGGAGTGAAAAAGCGGAAGGTTGATGATATCATCGATGACACGGATCTCAAGAAGGGTAAAAAAATCACGGAAAGTCTTATAGCCAACACCAAGAATTACCTTCAGAATAAGTATAAAAAACAAGGGTATCTAAATGCCAAGGCTACCATAGCCACCTCACGTGACACCTCTGAAACCAATGCGGAAAGCATGGTGATTAATGTAAACAAGGGGAACAAAGTAAAAATCTCCAATATTGCCTTTGAAGGGAATGACGAATTATCGAACAGTCAATTGCGTAAGGCGTTAAAAAACACCAAGCGCAAAAAACTGGGAAGGTTTTGGAAGAAATCAAAATATATCCCGGAAGACTACAAAGAGGATTTATCTTCTTTAATCGATAAATACGCTGAGAATGGCTTTCGTGATGCCAGAGTTCTCTCTGATACCATTGAGAAGATTGATGACGAAAATATTAAGATCACTATCAACGTAGAGGAAGGGAATAAATACTACTTTGGGGATATCAATTTTGTTGGTAATACGGTCTATACAGATCGCCAACTTTCACAAGTGCTCGGTATTAAAAAGGGAGCTACTTACAACGGGGTCTTGCTCAGAGAGCGTATAGCTGATGACACAAAACCAGACGCGGATGACCTCACAAATTTGTATCAGAATAACGGGTATTTATTCTCTCAGATCAACCCGGTTGAAGTTTCCGCCGAGAACGACACCATCAATTTTGAGATCCGAATCATTGAAGGGAAGGAAACCTTCTTAAATCACGTGACGGTTACCGGAAACGACAAGACCAATGATCACGTAATCTTCAGGGAGATAAGGACCAGGCCCGGGCAGAAATACAGCAAGGAAAATATTATCCGAAGTGTACGTGAGCTAGGTCAGTTAGGCTTCTTCGATGCAGAACAAATCGCCCCTGACATTCAGAATCCGGATCCTAACTCCGGAACTGTAGACCTTGCGTATAGTTTGGTAGAATCCGGATCGAGTCAGATAGAACTACAAGGCGGCTATGGAGGAGGAGGCTTTATCGGGACACTCGGACTATCCTTTAGTAATTTCTCCATTCAAAACCTCTTTAATGGAGAAGCATATAAGCCGGTTCCCATGGGAGATGGTCAGACTTTTGCGCTGCGTTTGCAGGCCAGTAGGACGTTCAGGGTTTACAGTCTTAACTTTTCAGAACCCTGGCTGGGAGGGAAAAAACCCGTTCGTTTCAATATGTCCCTTTCGAGAACTCAGCAGTTTCTTGCCTCGTTTGGCAATAATGGGAGGGTAGAAGTAGACAAGAATCAGCAATTTTCAATTACAGGAGTATCCCTTGGGCTTGCCAAGAGAGTACAGTGGCCAGACGACTTTTTTACGTTGTCTCATTCCCTGAGTTATCAGTTATACGACTTCAGGAATTACAGAACAGGGCTATTTAATTTTGGAAATGGCCAATCGAATTCACTCGCATATACATTTGGAATTTCAAGGAGCTCTGCGGGTCCCGGTCGTATCTATCCCATCACAGGATCTATTTTTGAGGTCACGGCCAAGTTTACCCCTCCGTATTCCCTGTTCAGCAATAAGGACTTTGCAGCATTAAAGGAAAGGAGTGAGGAGCTTACAGAACTCCAGACCCAGCGCAATCAGACCGGTAGCGACCTTACGACGGCAGAGCGGGATGAACTGGAAAGTGTTGATCAGCAGCGTTTCAGATGGCTGGAGTACTACAAAATTAAGTTCAAAGGAGACTGGTATACAAGATTAGTGGATAAATTAGTACTAAGGACAAATGTAGAATTTGGTTTTCTGGGGAATTACAATAGCGATGTTGGGCAGGTTCCTTTTGAACGTTTCTTCCTCGGGGGGGATGGCTTGGGACGAAACTTTACCCTGGACGGTCGGGAGACCATACAGCTCAGGGGATATGAGAACAATTCCCTTACTCCGGTAGACCCCATTACTTTCAACCAGGAAGGGGGTATTGTGTACAACAAGTACTCGCTGGAGCTGAGATACCCACTAACCCTGAAGCCTTCTGCCTCCATTTATGGCTTAACTTTTTTAGAAGCGGGGAACTCCTTTAACAATTTTAATGAGTTTAATCCGTTTCAACTTAAAAGATCGGCCGGAGTGGGCTTAAGAATATTTATGCCTGCCTTTGGTTTACTGGGGATAGATTTTGGCTACGGATTTGACGAAGACCTGAGACCTCAATCTGCGGGTAATGGTCCGAGTGGTTGGCAGACACATTTTATTATAGGTCAGCAATTCTAG
- a CDS encoding OmpH family outer membrane protein has protein sequence MKTNVLIIIVLFLTTFYISAQRGVRIGYVDMEYILENVEEYREANEQLGNKVQRWKLEIEEKQGVIDQMKKDLMAEKVLLTDELIAERTEEIQILEKEMLEYQQDRFGPNGDLVLQKQRLIQPIQDQVFNEVQAIGANKKYDFIFDKSADVVMLYSEKRHDISELVLRGIARTRRVSKPSKAAEKARLAAFEKAAAEEEEEMTDALKERIEKAEEAENVRKQTAEEKRAEQLKLREERRKAYEERRKKLLEEREARRKEKEAERAKQTEKKKDTIDQ, from the coding sequence ATGAAGACAAACGTTCTTATAATAATTGTACTGTTTCTGACCACCTTCTATATCTCCGCCCAACGAGGAGTGAGGATAGGATACGTGGACATGGAATATATCCTGGAAAACGTGGAAGAGTACAGGGAAGCAAATGAACAGCTGGGAAACAAGGTTCAAAGGTGGAAACTGGAGATTGAGGAAAAACAGGGGGTCATTGATCAGATGAAAAAAGATCTGATGGCTGAAAAAGTACTGTTGACAGATGAATTGATTGCAGAACGGACGGAGGAAATTCAGATTCTCGAGAAAGAAATGCTGGAATACCAACAAGACCGATTTGGACCCAATGGAGATTTAGTGCTTCAGAAACAAAGACTGATTCAGCCCATCCAGGACCAGGTGTTCAATGAAGTACAGGCTATTGGAGCCAATAAAAAGTACGATTTTATTTTCGATAAATCTGCGGATGTCGTAATGTTGTACTCCGAAAAAAGGCACGATATCAGCGAGTTAGTACTGCGGGGTATCGCCAGGACAAGAAGAGTCAGCAAACCTTCCAAAGCAGCTGAGAAAGCCAGATTGGCGGCATTCGAAAAAGCAGCTGCCGAAGAAGAGGAAGAAATGACAGACGCCCTTAAAGAGCGAATAGAAAAGGCCGAAGAAGCAGAAAATGTTCGAAAGCAGACGGCAGAAGAAAAGAGGGCAGAACAATTAAAGCTCAGAGAAGAACGCCGAAAAGCATATGAAGAGCGAAGAAAGAAATTATTAGAAGAACGCGAAGCCAGACGCAAAGAGAAAGAAGCGGAAAGGGCAAAGCAAACGGAAAAGAAAAAAGATACAATAGATCAATAA
- a CDS encoding OmpH family outer membrane protein, which translates to MKQVKKVAVALVLFVAATGFVKAQSTVAHINVTELLSAMPEMKAAQAELQKLQETYKADIESSMTELRNKYTQYQSEASAKTKEENEKRAVELQGFERNIGEAQQAAQQELAKKQAELFQPISEKAMAAIEKVAAAQGIAYVMDSTQGGGLIVAKGKDLLPEVKQELGF; encoded by the coding sequence ATGAAACAAGTGAAGAAAGTAGCAGTAGCCCTTGTATTATTTGTTGCCGCTACGGGGTTTGTAAAAGCACAAAGCACAGTTGCGCACATCAATGTAACCGAGCTCTTGTCGGCTATGCCGGAGATGAAAGCTGCCCAGGCTGAATTGCAAAAATTACAGGAAACGTATAAAGCCGATATTGAAAGCTCAATGACCGAGTTGCGAAACAAGTACACTCAGTATCAAAGCGAGGCATCGGCCAAAACTAAAGAAGAGAACGAAAAAAGAGCCGTTGAACTGCAAGGATTCGAAAGAAATATCGGAGAAGCCCAGCAAGCCGCTCAACAGGAACTGGCTAAGAAACAGGCCGAGCTCTTCCAACCTATATCCGAAAAAGCCATGGCAGCCATCGAAAAAGTTGCTGCCGCTCAAGGGATAGCGTACGTAATGGATTCTACGCAGGGAGGCGGACTGATAGTAGCGAAAGGGAAAGACCTGCTACCGGAAGTTAAACAGGAATTAGGGTTTTAA
- the murI gene encoding glutamate racemase, producing the protein MDRRPIGIFDSGVGGISIWKELRSKMPYEDMIYLADSINAPYGEKSPEAILELCIKNTELLLQHQCKLIVVACNTATTNAIDYLRKNYPLPFIGIEPAIKPAALQSVSGKIGVLATRGTLASSLFHSTVKNHAANIEIIEQEGAGLVELIEKGQATSPEVRTLLQKYIQPMKEAGIDHIVLGCTHFPYLIPVLKEELPAHVKIIDCGEAVARQTFRVLKEHNLLNAEERPGKHNFFINTDANVLSHFLKGEQGEIKTEFLNF; encoded by the coding sequence GTGGATCGCAGGCCGATTGGAATTTTTGACTCAGGAGTTGGTGGGATTTCCATCTGGAAAGAACTCCGAAGCAAAATGCCATACGAAGATATGATCTACCTGGCCGATAGTATCAATGCCCCCTACGGTGAAAAGTCTCCGGAAGCCATTCTGGAGCTGTGTATCAAGAATACAGAATTACTGTTACAACATCAGTGTAAACTCATTGTGGTAGCCTGTAATACGGCAACAACCAACGCAATAGACTACCTGAGAAAGAATTACCCGCTGCCATTTATTGGAATAGAACCCGCTATCAAACCTGCAGCCCTGCAGTCGGTTTCAGGAAAAATAGGAGTGCTGGCAACTCGCGGTACGCTGGCTAGTTCGTTATTTCACAGTACGGTTAAGAACCACGCCGCCAATATCGAAATCATTGAACAGGAAGGGGCCGGTCTCGTTGAACTTATTGAAAAAGGGCAGGCAACATCACCTGAGGTGCGAACTTTATTGCAAAAATATATTCAACCCATGAAGGAAGCAGGAATTGATCATATTGTGCTGGGTTGCACTCATTTCCCTTACTTAATCCCTGTTCTTAAGGAAGAACTCCCGGCTCATGTCAAGATCATCGACTGTGGAGAAGCGGTAGCCAGACAGACTTTTAGGGTTCTCAAAGAACACAACCTGCTGAACGCAGAGGAAAGACCGGGAAAGCACAATTTCTTCATCAATACAGACGCTAATGTGCTGTCTCATTTTTTAAAGGGTGAGCAAGGTGAGATTAAAACTGAATTTCTGAATTTTTAA
- a CDS encoding dihydrofolate reductase, producing MSTLIMIAAAAENNALGKDNQLLWHLPDDFKRFKAITSGHSIIMGRKTFESFPKPLPNRFHIIITRDRSYTTEHEACKVVHSLEDALSLVKNEKEAYVIGGGEIYTQALPIVDVIELTRVHKAYEADTYFPEIDLKKWKLRNEEFHPADEKHKVSFSYLTYERH from the coding sequence TTGAGTACCCTAATTATGATCGCAGCAGCTGCGGAAAACAATGCGCTGGGAAAAGACAACCAATTACTATGGCATTTGCCGGACGATTTTAAGCGATTTAAGGCCATCACCTCCGGTCATTCCATTATTATGGGACGAAAGACTTTTGAAAGTTTTCCAAAGCCACTACCCAATAGATTTCATATCATTATTACGCGAGACAGATCGTATACCACCGAACACGAAGCCTGTAAAGTTGTGCATTCCTTAGAAGATGCTCTCTCTCTGGTAAAAAATGAAAAAGAAGCATATGTAATTGGAGGGGGTGAAATCTACACTCAAGCATTGCCTATCGTAGATGTAATTGAACTCACCCGTGTTCACAAGGCGTATGAAGCTGATACCTACTTTCCTGAGATCGATCTAAAAAAATGGAAACTACGAAATGAAGAATTTCATCCCGCAGATGAAAAACACAAGGTATCCTTTAGCTATCTCACCTACGAACGACATTAA
- a CDS encoding 2TM domain-containing protein produces the protein MFSRHKKESGIDLEQHEQIEYAQMRINQKKNLYRHFVWFLIGGTGLVIINKVFKYGESYDWAYWAIGVWSMLFLVHLVNVFILNPFMGRDWERKQRERLVLRQKEKIANLRKQVEKEFPLPPAPKKKVD, from the coding sequence ATGTTCTCCAGGCACAAAAAGGAATCCGGAATAGACCTCGAACAGCACGAGCAGATCGAATACGCCCAAATGCGAATCAATCAAAAAAAGAATCTGTATCGTCATTTTGTATGGTTCCTGATAGGCGGGACAGGTCTGGTCATTATCAATAAAGTATTTAAGTACGGTGAATCCTATGATTGGGCATACTGGGCTATTGGAGTCTGGAGTATGCTTTTCCTTGTACACCTTGTCAATGTCTTTATCTTAAATCCTTTTATGGGACGCGATTGGGAGAGGAAGCAAAGAGAAAGGCTCGTACTCCGGCAGAAAGAAAAAATAGCGAACCTCCGGAAACAGGTGGAAAAAGAATTTCCCCTGCCTCCGGCACCTAAAAAAAAAGTGGATTGA
- a CDS encoding aminotransferase class V-fold PLP-dependent enzyme gives MNLNSLRKSFPVVKHSLFANTAAIGLMSEELLEWRQEHDLDFLIGGSDMKMESFQMISGVRDTLGKFLGCDRNRIALSPNFSLALNTVLEGLPKDNNILLLETDYPSVNWPFESREFKLTYAKLDENVERNIEEKLNNEKIDVLAFSIVQWQNGLRISGDFLKYIKEQYPDLLLIADGTQFCGAFEFNFDDSGIDILGGSGYKWLLSGTGNGYMLFSERATDRLRPKSTGFNSVNGNLEAKGEFRLAKHLEPGHLDSLCFGSLDFSVKKLMDWDIKNIEKHNKGLMDLASQEFLALGLLNEGVVNRKTHGNILNIRGGDELYLYLSNNNVCCSQRGGGIRLSFHLYNSESDINRIVEILKSAPSSLASIKN, from the coding sequence ATGAATCTCAATAGTCTCAGGAAGTCATTTCCGGTTGTAAAACACTCGCTTTTTGCCAACACAGCGGCCATCGGATTGATGTCGGAGGAGCTGTTAGAATGGAGGCAGGAACACGATCTCGACTTTCTAATCGGAGGCAGTGACATGAAAATGGAAAGCTTTCAAATGATCTCCGGGGTTAGAGACACCCTTGGGAAATTCCTCGGCTGCGATCGCAACAGAATAGCACTGAGCCCTAATTTCTCCCTGGCCTTAAATACAGTGCTCGAAGGCCTGCCCAAAGACAACAATATCCTTCTGCTGGAAACAGACTACCCTTCCGTAAACTGGCCTTTTGAGAGTCGCGAATTTAAGCTCACTTACGCCAAACTGGATGAAAATGTTGAACGTAATATTGAGGAAAAACTGAATAATGAGAAGATAGATGTCCTTGCCTTCAGTATAGTTCAATGGCAAAATGGATTGAGGATTTCGGGCGATTTTCTTAAATACATCAAAGAGCAGTATCCGGACCTTTTGCTGATTGCCGATGGCACACAGTTTTGCGGAGCATTCGAATTTAATTTTGATGATTCCGGTATCGATATTCTGGGCGGGAGCGGATACAAATGGCTGTTATCCGGCACCGGGAATGGATATATGCTTTTCTCCGAAAGGGCTACAGATCGGCTTAGGCCAAAATCGACAGGGTTTAATTCTGTGAATGGAAATTTGGAGGCAAAGGGGGAATTCCGACTTGCAAAACATTTAGAGCCCGGCCATCTGGATAGTCTGTGTTTCGGGAGTCTGGATTTTTCAGTTAAAAAACTCATGGATTGGGATATAAAGAACATTGAAAAGCACAATAAGGGCTTGATGGATCTTGCCAGCCAGGAGTTTTTGGCATTGGGCTTGCTAAATGAAGGCGTAGTAAACAGAAAGACTCATGGAAACATATTAAACATCAGGGGTGGGGATGAGTTGTATTTGTATTTATCCAACAATAACGTGTGTTGTTCACAGCGTGGAGGTGGAATCCGATTAAGTTTCCATCTTTACAACTCCGAAAGTGATATCAACCGCATTGTGGAAATCCTGAAATCTGCCCCTTCTTCCTTAGCTTCTATTAAAAATTAA